A DNA window from Phoenix dactylifera cultivar Barhee BC4 chromosome 13, palm_55x_up_171113_PBpolish2nd_filt_p, whole genome shotgun sequence contains the following coding sequences:
- the LOC103724033 gene encoding uncharacterized protein LOC103724033, which translates to MLDLQKRRVQLSLFVAGLIALSMTAEKFRELVGKEAASKSGEFTLLNRFDMGSGSLASGAKEGVKFYVYNLRSAHVERVKQQAIEAALTEALKEGLSESMAAKQALKVGAKAAKLASRQAKRILGPTISSGWDFFEALYFGGTIAEGFLRGTGTLFGTYAGGFHGEQRLGKLGYLIGSHLGSWVGGRIGLMVYDVVNGVNYLLQFIQPEENTSSVTDDEDSGSEGKYKTEGHVHYESLSEETGNYETPEDEIPQEETEASGGWGFFGTE; encoded by the exons ATGCTGGATCTCCAGAAGCGGCGGGTCCAGCTCTCGCTCTTCGTCGCAGGCCTCATCGCTCTCAGCATGACAG ctGAAAAGTTCAGGGAACTTGTTGGAAAAGAAGCAGCATCCAAAAGTGGCGAGTTTACGCTTTTAAATCGTTTCGACATGGGCTCTGGAAGTCTTGCAAGTGGGGCCAAAGAAGGTGTCAAGTTCTATGTCTACAACCTCCGAAGTGCTCATGTGGAGAGAGTAAAGCAGCAAGCCATTGAGGCTGCATTGACCGAGGCACTGAAGGAGGGGTTGAGTGAGAGTATGGCGGCTAAGCAGGCACTGAAAGTTGGAGCAAAAGCTGCAAAGCTGGCCTCCAGGCAGGCCAAGCGCATTTTGGGTCCTACTATATCTTCAGGCTGGGACTTCTTTGAAGCCTTATATTTTGGGGGCACCATTGCAGAGGGATTTCTCCGAGGGACTGGCACCTTGTTTGGGACTTATGCAGGGGGATTCCATGGAGAGCAAAGGCTGGGTAAGTTGGGTTATCTTATAGGAAGCCATCTTGGTAGTTGGGTTGGAGGAAGGATAGGGCTGATGGTATATGATGTTGTAAATGGAGTGAATTATTTACTTCAATTTATCCAACCAGAAGAAAACACAAGCTCTGTAACTGATGATGAAGATTCTGGTTCTGAAGGTAAATATAAAACAGAAGGACATGTTCATTATGAAAGTCTGAGTGAGGAAACTGGTAATTATGAAACACCAGAAGATGAAATTCCACAAGAAGAGACTGAAGCCTCTGGGGGTTGGGGATTTTTTGGAACTGAATGA